One Amycolatopsis thermophila DNA segment encodes these proteins:
- a CDS encoding ABC transporter ATP-binding protein, translated as MAGVGVRRGKNDLLAGLDWSVELDERWVVLGPNGAGKTTLLRLAAAELHPTTGSLHLLGEQIGRTNIFDLRPRIGFTSAAIASRVPGDEKVSDVVVSAGYAVIGRWREQYDTMDTGRAEELLGAMGIRHLAGRDYGTLSEGERKRTLIARALMTDPELLLLDEPAAGLDLGGREDLVARLSELALDPDAPAMVLVTHHVEEIPPGFTHVLLLREGRAVVAGLIEDVLTAENLSKTFDQDLILERSGDRYFARRR; from the coding sequence ATGGCCGGGGTGGGGGTCCGCCGCGGCAAGAACGACCTGCTGGCCGGCCTCGACTGGTCCGTCGAGCTGGACGAACGCTGGGTGGTGCTGGGCCCCAACGGTGCGGGCAAGACCACCCTGCTGCGGCTGGCGGCCGCCGAGCTGCACCCGACCACCGGGTCGCTGCACCTGCTGGGCGAGCAGATCGGCCGCACCAATATCTTCGACCTGCGCCCGCGCATCGGGTTCACCTCCGCCGCGATCGCCTCGCGCGTCCCGGGTGACGAGAAGGTCAGCGACGTCGTGGTCAGCGCCGGTTACGCGGTGATCGGCCGCTGGCGTGAGCAGTACGACACGATGGACACCGGCCGCGCGGAGGAACTGCTGGGCGCGATGGGCATCCGGCACCTGGCCGGCCGCGACTACGGCACCCTCTCCGAGGGCGAACGCAAGCGCACCCTCATCGCCCGCGCGCTGATGACCGACCCCGAGCTGCTGCTCCTCGACGAGCCGGCCGCGGGCCTCGACCTCGGCGGCCGTGAGGACCTGGTGGCCCGGCTGTCCGAGCTGGCGCTGGACCCGGACGCCCCGGCCATGGTCCTCGTCACACACCACGTCGAGGAGATCCCGCCCGGCTTCACCCACGTGCTGCTGTTGCGCGAGGGTCGCGCCGTGGTCGCGGGCCTGATCGAGGACGTCCTGACGGCGGAGAACCTGTCCAAGACGTTCGACCAGGACCTGATCCTCGAACGCTCGGGTGACCGCTACTTCGCGCGTCGCCGGTAA
- a CDS encoding rhodanese-like domain-containing protein: MGIDEMLAAARSTLDRAEPAEAWRLQAEGALVVDIRPIANRTAEGEIPGAVPVERIHLEWRLDPASDHRLPQVHADLPVIVVCNEGYASSLAAADLRRLGLTRATDLVGGFRAWRAAGLPVRPGGTPAVP; encoded by the coding sequence ATGGGGATCGACGAGATGCTGGCCGCCGCGCGGTCCACACTGGACCGCGCGGAGCCGGCCGAGGCGTGGCGGCTGCAGGCCGAGGGCGCGCTGGTCGTGGACATCCGGCCGATCGCGAACCGGACCGCCGAGGGCGAGATCCCCGGAGCCGTGCCGGTCGAGCGGATCCACCTGGAGTGGCGGCTCGACCCGGCGAGCGACCACCGGCTGCCCCAGGTGCACGCGGACCTGCCGGTGATCGTGGTCTGCAACGAGGGGTACGCGTCCAGCCTGGCGGCCGCCGACCTGCGCCGGCTCGGGTTGACGCGGGCGACCGACCTGGTGGGCGGGTTCCGGGCCTGGCGGGCGGCCGGGCTGCCGGTCCGGCCGGGTGGCACGCCCGCGGTGCCTTGA
- a CDS encoding enoyl-CoA hydratase/isomerase family protein — MGEFVRLEVDGGIGTIRLERPPVNAINGQVTAELAVAAQEATERADVRAVILYGGEKTFCGGADVKEMVTRSYVEMRAFGAKLQSTVAAVAAIPKPVVAAITGYALGGGLELAMGADYRIAGDNVKVGQPEILLGIIPGAGGTQRLARLIGPSKAKDLVFTGRFAKAEEALSLGLVDQLVAPDDVYSAAQKWAGQFANGPAVALAQAKAAIDGGLDMDLASGLKLETQLFTALWATEDQTTGMTSFVENGPGKATFEGK, encoded by the coding sequence GTGGGCGAGTTCGTACGGCTCGAGGTGGACGGCGGGATCGGCACGATCCGGCTGGAGCGGCCCCCGGTCAACGCGATCAACGGCCAGGTCACGGCCGAGCTGGCGGTGGCCGCGCAGGAGGCCACCGAGCGGGCCGACGTCCGCGCGGTGATCCTCTACGGCGGCGAGAAGACGTTCTGCGGCGGCGCCGACGTCAAGGAGATGGTGACGCGCTCCTACGTGGAGATGCGGGCCTTCGGCGCGAAGCTGCAGAGCACGGTGGCGGCGGTGGCCGCGATCCCGAAGCCGGTCGTCGCCGCGATCACCGGGTACGCCCTGGGCGGCGGGCTCGAGCTGGCGATGGGCGCCGACTACCGGATCGCGGGAGACAACGTCAAGGTCGGCCAGCCGGAGATCCTGCTCGGCATCATCCCCGGAGCGGGCGGCACGCAGCGTCTCGCGCGCCTGATCGGACCCAGCAAGGCCAAGGACCTGGTGTTCACCGGCCGGTTCGCCAAGGCGGAGGAGGCGCTGTCGCTGGGTCTGGTCGACCAGCTGGTCGCGCCGGACGACGTCTACTCGGCCGCGCAGAAGTGGGCCGGCCAGTTCGCCAACGGCCCGGCCGTCGCGCTGGCGCAGGCGAAGGCGGCCATCGACGGCGGGCTCGACATGGACCTCGCGAGCGGCCTGAAGCTGGAGACCCAGCTGTTCACGGCCCTGTGGGCGACCGAGGACCAGACCACGGGCATGACCTCGTTCGTGGAGAACGGCCCCGGCAAGGCCACCTTCGAAGGGAAGTAG
- a CDS encoding class I SAM-dependent methyltransferase, with protein MPYAFTLDDVAFLRSEEGARALAACAALPLTDRIADVAAVRKLVGERFAAVLETVLLRRKGKLDPSWLYTGDALQQASAPLVARHRAARLDGRDVHDVTCSIGADLAELARVARRCVGSDLDPVRLAMARHNCPGVPLVQADALKPVSRGAVVVADPARRDSSGRRTWRPADFAPPLDELAEVYAGRDLAVKCAPGLDPAVVPWAAEIELVSLDGQVREACLWSAGLATAHRRATVLRSDGTQWTLSDRHPSDVGAGEPGEWIVDPDGAVVRAGLVKHYAARHGLWQLDERIAYLTGDEPPPGVRAFRVLEHGPYQEKSLRALLRARDVGRLEILVRGLDVDPDALRKRLKLKGAGEASVVLTRIGRTPHFFLCRAERVPR; from the coding sequence GTGCCGTACGCGTTCACCCTCGATGACGTCGCCTTCCTCCGATCGGAGGAAGGCGCGCGTGCGCTGGCCGCCTGTGCGGCGCTGCCGCTGACCGACCGGATCGCCGACGTGGCGGCCGTGCGCAAGCTGGTGGGCGAGCGGTTCGCGGCGGTGCTGGAGACCGTGCTGCTGCGGCGCAAGGGCAAGCTCGACCCGTCCTGGCTGTACACCGGCGACGCGCTCCAGCAGGCCAGTGCGCCGCTGGTCGCCCGGCACCGCGCCGCGCGGCTGGACGGCCGCGACGTGCACGACGTGACCTGTTCGATCGGCGCCGACCTGGCCGAGCTGGCGCGGGTGGCGCGGCGCTGCGTCGGCTCCGACCTCGACCCGGTGCGACTGGCGATGGCGCGGCACAACTGCCCCGGCGTGCCGTTGGTCCAGGCGGACGCGCTGAAGCCGGTCAGCCGGGGCGCCGTCGTCGTGGCCGATCCGGCCCGCCGGGATTCCAGTGGCCGCCGCACCTGGCGTCCCGCCGACTTCGCACCGCCGTTGGACGAGCTGGCCGAGGTCTACGCGGGCCGGGACCTCGCGGTGAAGTGCGCGCCCGGCCTCGACCCTGCCGTGGTGCCGTGGGCGGCGGAGATCGAGCTGGTGTCGCTGGACGGCCAGGTGCGCGAGGCCTGCCTGTGGAGCGCCGGCCTGGCGACCGCGCACCGCCGGGCGACCGTCCTGCGCTCGGACGGTACACAGTGGACGCTGAGCGACCGGCACCCCTCCGACGTGGGCGCGGGCGAGCCCGGCGAGTGGATCGTCGACCCGGACGGCGCGGTCGTGCGCGCCGGGCTGGTCAAGCACTACGCCGCCCGGCACGGGCTGTGGCAGCTCGACGAGCGGATCGCCTACCTGACCGGCGACGAACCGCCGCCCGGGGTGCGGGCGTTCCGCGTCCTCGAGCACGGGCCGTACCAGGAGAAATCCCTGCGCGCGCTGTTGCGGGCGAGGGACGTGGGCCGGCTGGAGATCCTCGTGCGTGGTCTGGACGTCGACCCGGACGCGCTGCGCAAGCGGCTCAAGCTCAAGGGTGCGGGGGAGGCCAGCGTGGTGCTCACCCGGATCGGACGGACACCGCACTTCTTCCTCTGTCGCGCGGAGCGGGTTCCGCGGTAA
- a CDS encoding class I SAM-dependent methyltransferase — protein sequence MTDTAHDPKPNPHATEEEVQAAYSDPKLANILYHDWEAGTYDEKWSISYDERCISYATDVFNAVAGEEGQPYPTAMELGSGTGFFLLNLMQGGVIKKGSVTDLSPGMVQVALRNARNLGLDVDGRVADAERIPYPDASFDLVVGHAVLHHIPDVPGALREVLRVLKPGGRFVFAGEPTRIGNFYARKLGQLTWWLTTNITKVPALNDWRRPQEELDESSRAAALEAVVDLHTFDPSELERMALGAGAVDVRAVTEEFSAALAGWPIRTFEAAVPQEKLTVRWRMFAYHLWLRLSALDKKVLAKVLPRELFYNVMITGIKP from the coding sequence GTGACCGACACTGCGCACGATCCGAAGCCCAACCCGCACGCGACCGAGGAAGAGGTCCAGGCGGCGTATTCGGACCCGAAGCTGGCCAACATCCTCTACCACGACTGGGAGGCCGGCACCTACGACGAGAAGTGGTCGATCTCCTACGACGAGCGCTGCATCTCCTACGCGACCGACGTGTTCAACGCGGTCGCCGGCGAGGAGGGCCAGCCCTACCCGACCGCGATGGAGCTGGGCAGCGGCACCGGGTTCTTCCTGCTCAACCTGATGCAGGGCGGCGTGATCAAGAAGGGTTCGGTCACCGACCTCTCGCCGGGCATGGTGCAGGTCGCGCTGCGCAACGCGCGCAACCTCGGGCTCGACGTGGACGGCCGGGTCGCCGACGCGGAGCGCATCCCGTACCCGGACGCGAGCTTCGACCTGGTGGTGGGGCACGCGGTGCTGCACCACATCCCGGACGTGCCCGGCGCGCTGCGCGAGGTGCTGCGGGTGCTCAAGCCGGGCGGCCGGTTCGTCTTCGCGGGTGAACCGACCAGGATCGGCAACTTCTACGCCCGCAAGCTGGGCCAGCTGACCTGGTGGCTCACCACGAACATCACCAAGGTGCCCGCGCTCAACGACTGGCGGCGCCCGCAGGAGGAGCTGGACGAGTCCTCGCGCGCGGCGGCGCTGGAGGCCGTGGTCGACCTCCACACGTTCGACCCGTCGGAGCTGGAGCGCATGGCGCTGGGCGCCGGGGCGGTGGACGTCCGCGCGGTCACCGAGGAGTTCAGCGCGGCGCTGGCCGGGTGGCCGATCCGCACGTTCGAGGCAGCCGTGCCGCAGGAGAAGCTGACCGTGCGGTGGCGGATGTTCGCCTACCACCTGTGGCTGCGGTTGTCGGCGCTGGACAAGAAGGTGCTGGCCAAGGTCCTGCCGCGCGAGCTGTTCTACAACGTCATGATCACCGGCATCAAGCCGTAA
- a CDS encoding cysteine dioxygenase, translating into METSVTQSVLRSSEIHPRLIDSPLGELLHPERLLWTPTQLAGLTRTVALELGDAISELLHFDADQRWWARLALTDGIELWVLSWLPGQGTAPHDHGGAAGSFTVLRGELTEEYRYPGGPIRQRTHLAGDGIGFGAGRAHRVTGAGTSPAASIHAYSPPLVPTREYASLDDVPAEIPPLPGILR; encoded by the coding sequence CTGGAGACTTCCGTGACCCAGTCCGTCCTGCGTTCGTCCGAGATCCACCCGCGCCTGATCGACTCGCCGCTCGGGGAGCTGCTGCACCCCGAGCGGCTGCTGTGGACGCCCACCCAGCTCGCCGGCCTGACCCGCACCGTCGCGCTCGAGTTGGGTGACGCGATCTCCGAGCTCCTGCACTTCGACGCCGACCAGCGGTGGTGGGCCCGGCTCGCCCTCACCGACGGGATCGAGCTGTGGGTGCTGAGCTGGCTGCCCGGGCAGGGCACGGCGCCGCACGACCACGGTGGCGCGGCCGGTTCGTTCACCGTCCTGCGGGGTGAGCTGACCGAGGAGTACCGCTACCCGGGCGGCCCGATCCGGCAGCGCACGCACCTCGCCGGCGACGGCATCGGCTTCGGCGCCGGACGGGCGCACCGGGTGACCGGCGCCGGTACCTCCCCGGCGGCCAGCATCCACGCCTACTCGCCGCCGCTGGTGCCGACCCGTGAGTACGCCAGCCTGGACGACGTTCCGGCCGAGATCCCGCCGCTGCCCGGCATACTGCGCTGA